CAAGTGGGGGACGGGATTCCTCGGCGCGTGCCCCGGTGAGAGAATAGTGCTCAGGACGCTCGCGGCCATCCAGCCGCTCGCGATGCCAAGGAAAACGAAGAAGTTGAGGCGCGTGTATCGCGAGCGGTGCGCCAGGTTGCTCCATAACCTCAGCAGCGCCGATGCCCTTATTGCCCCCTCGGAAAAGGCTCGCGAAATCTATGAGGCGCTGGGCATTCCCAAAGAGAGGGTGGTGGTCATACCACATGGCGCGCCGCCTCTCCCTGAAGCGCGCGCGGGTTTCCTCCGGAATGAGTACGACGGCACAAGGCCCCTCGTGGTCGGCTATATCGGTACGGTGATGGCGCACAAGGGAGTGGTGACCCTCCTCAGGGCGATCAGGGGGCTTTCTCCGGGGAAGGCGTCGCTCAGGATTTATGGTCGTGCCTACCCCCCGCGCTTCACGCGATTTATCACGAAAGCCATCACACGGTTTCCACGCGGCCAGGTGGAGATTCAGGGGGCATATCAGCCGGAGGAGCTGCCCCGCCTCATGGCGGGACTGGATGTCGTGGTGATTCCGTCGCTGTGGCATGAGACATTCAATCTGGTCCTCTGGGAGGCATGGGCCTCCCGGCTGCCGGTCATCGCCTCTCGTGTGGGAGCCCTGTCTGACTTCATCAGGGAGGGTGTGGATGGGCTGACCTTCCCGCCCGGGGACTGGAGGGGGCTGAGCGCGCACCTCGCGCGGATCGTTGAAAACCCCACGCTGCTGGCCACGCTTCGGAAAAACCTCCCGCGTTCCTGCATGAGCCTCAACGAGAATGCCAGACGCTATGAGAAGATCTATATCAGGCTCACCACTGAGCGGGCGGAGGTACGTAACCACTGAGGACACTGAATACACTGAAAAATAAATCGGCTCA
This is a stretch of genomic DNA from Candidatus Auribacterota bacterium. It encodes these proteins:
- a CDS encoding glycosyltransferase family 4 protein, with amino-acid sequence MKILVVVHGYPPTAVAGTEICAQRLCVALKEMGHDVLVIAREERFGYPEYKIIRDERDGIPVMRIVNNFKKLQERYMYDYHPRIEEIFEDELARLKPDLVHVQHLSGASWGIPLIVKKHGIPLVVSLHDYWYACERVQLLRPDGTICPGPDDGRNCSRYCAHGSLSLMASAVIERLKWGTGFLGACPGERIVLRTLAAIQPLAMPRKTKKLRRVYRERCARLLHNLSSADALIAPSEKAREIYEALGIPKERVVVIPHGAPPLPEARAGFLRNEYDGTRPLVVGYIGTVMAHKGVVTLLRAIRGLSPGKASLRIYGRAYPPRFTRFITKAITRFPRGQVEIQGAYQPEELPRLMAGLDVVVIPSLWHETFNLVLWEAWASRLPVIASRVGALSDFIREGVDGLTFPPGDWRGLSAHLARIVENPTLLATLRKNLPRSCMSLNENARRYEKIYIRLTTERAEVRNH